The window CGATTCCGGACGGCGACCCGGAGAGTATCACGCTCCTCGACGATGGTCACGGCCACTTCGTCATCAACAGCGAGCCCGACGACCAGGATGTCGACCGAATCGACGAGCTACTGGGTCGAGCTGGCTACGAGCGCGACGGGCACCTGCCGGTCCCGGAGATGACCCAGCAGAACGTTGCGCCGACGGAGTCCGACCGATGAGCCTCGACTCAGTGCAGTCGAACGGTCCGGCCCACGACCAGCACGATGCCGTAGACGAACCCACCGATGACAATCAGCGTAGCCAGGGCGTACATCGCGGTCGCGACAACAGGTGGCAAGAATGCCTCCACCGCCGCGGCGGTCACGATGCCCAAAAAGCCCCCGAGCATCACTTCGATACCCAGGCGCAGCAGGCGGAAGAACAGCGATGGGTCTCGTGGCGCAACGTAGTCCACCAGCGACGCCGCCCCGGGGCCGGTCGGACGTGGGGTGTTCACGAGATGCCTCCGTGCCCCAACGTTGGGGCAACTGGCATGATAGACCTTCCGCTCACTCGCGATTACCCTGGGCGTACGCTTCGTAGTAGGACTGCTCACTCGTGGTGTAGCTCGCTGGGAGCCCGACCCGCTCGACGGCCGGTTGTGGCTCGCGGTCGTAGAACTGGTCTGAAATCGAGGTGGCGACGATGACGATGCCACCCAGTCCGGCCAATAGCGCAACCAGCGCGGCGCCGATGGTGAGTGAGACGCCGGCCAGCACGAGTGTAAGCACGCTGAGACCCGCCGCTCCAGTCAACATGAGGAGCGTCACCGCAACCGCAGTGACGAACTCCTCTCTGACCTCGACATCCGAGCTGGCCGCCGCCTGGAGGACGACCTGCAGGAAGATGCCCGCGAGTGGGAGCAAGAGGGCGACGATCTGGAGCACCTGGAAGGCCGCATCCGCGCCACTGACTGGTGGCCCGGTCGCGGCGGGTGCGTTCCCTGGCATTCATGCCGGCCCACTCAGGTGCCCGGGAAAAGCGTTCGTGACCACGACTCCCGAGTGTCAGTCGCCACACCACCTTCCGCTCAGCCAGTCGCACCGCTACGCAACTATCCCGTCCGTGGTCCCCTCGGAGCGCGCCAGCCCCTACCAAAGCCCGGCGCGCTCCGGCTCGGACCACAGCCCCGTATCAACGAGACCATGCCAAGCCTAGCGAACGCCTCAGAAGAACGTACCGACGACGAACCGAGCGACGACGAGTGGCGCCTGCGTTGGCACGTCGGGGACCTCGCGGTCCACACCGCGTGGACGAGCGACTTCGGCACCGTCGAGAACCTCTACGAGCAGTATCGCCGCTCGGAGACCCATCCGGGCACCGACTACACCATCGAGCGCCGGACCACCATCCGGCCGGGGGGCCAGCGATGAGCGCCGCGACCCGTACCGGGCCCGGCGTGCGATTCTTCATCCTCTCGCATCTGACCGTCGCGCTGCTGGGCATCGTCCTGGGCGGGCTGCTCGTCGCCGGAGGTGGGCTGTGATGGGGCACTCCCAGGATATCCTCGCCGCCCAGCGGGCGCTCGTCGAGGATGACGACCTCCGTGATGAGCTGGGGCTCGACGACGACGAGGCCGTCACCGCGTGCCCGACCTGCGAGAGTGCGAGTATCGAGTACCACGCGGGCACGGCCTTCGGCGGCGAGCCCGCGAGCGCCCCGTGGACGTGTCAGGACTGTGGCACCGACTTCGAGGCGCCCATCGAACGGTCGCCCGAGCGCGAGTCGGGCTCGTGTCGGCACGGACCCGCGAAGTCGCTGGTCGATGCCGAGCCCGACGATATCCGAACCGACGGTGGCGTTGACCTCGACGAGCACGACCAGCTCGACAGCAGCGAGGGCTACCCGGGGACGAGCGCGGCCGACAGCGATTCGATCTCGTACCCGTTCCGCGGCGATACGACGGCCACAGCCACCGTCGAGTCACCGTGGACGCACATGGAATTGGACGAGTCTGGTGCGCTGTACAGCATCGAGGAGTGCTGGAACGGGAAGGTCCAGTTCCTACTCAAATGCCGCCCTGATAACGGGTCGGTCGGCGTTCTCGCCGGGCTCGATCCGAGCGATGCGCGTCGGCTCGGGAAGGCGCTCCTGCGCGCTGCCGACCATGCGGAGGAGCAAGCTGTCGAGACCGACGGAGGTGAGCCGCGGTGAGCGGCCTGGACTGGCCCGCCGGATTCGAACGCACCCCGGCCGAGCAACGCAAGCCGTACCCGCACGGCTTCCGGGTCTCGCGGACCGAGGCGTTCGATTCCATCCTCGCCGAACTCGAGCAGATGGACGCGGTGAACCCGCGCGTCGAGACCGCGGCGCCACACACCCAGGCGAACCCGCACCGACCGTACGCCGACCGCGAGCCCGACGACCCGGGCGTCGTCGTCTACTGCGACCTCGATGGGGAGGGCCGGGCGTTCCCGTGTGACCGCTGGGACACCCTCCGGGACAACGCCCGCGCCATCGCGAAGTACCTCGCGGCCAAACGCGCCCTGGACCGCTACGGGGTCGGCACGGTCGGGAGCGAATTCGAGACGCAGGCGCTGCCGGGCGGCGAGGACGCGGTCGCGACGGGGCCGCCACCGCACGAGGTGCTCGGGGTCGCGACGGATGCGCCCGAGGAGGTCGTGCGCGGCGCCGCACGCGCTCGGAAGAAGCAGACCCACCCAGACAACGGCGGGAGCACCGAGGCGTTCCAGCGGGTCGTGGCAGCCGAGGAGGCGCTGCTGGAGGGTACGCAGTGAGCCGTGCGCCCGACCTATCCCCGCGCGAGGCTGTCGAGCGCTGGCTCGACAAGCTGCGCGTCGACAAGGCCGAGGCGACGGTCTCGGGGTACTGGTATCGGCTCAAGCTGTTCGTCGAGTGGTGCGACGAGGAGGGTATCGAGTCGGTGCGTGACCTCTCGGGCTGGGACCTCGATAGCTACGAGCAGGCCCGGCGCGCGGCCGGCGTCAGCCCGGTTACGCTCTCGAACGAACTCACCACCCTGCGGCAGTTCCTCGCGTACTGCGAGCGCATCGAGCTGGTCGAGGCGGGGGTGTCCGAGAAGATCGACCCACCCAGCATCAACGAGAGCGACGAGGTCAACTCCGAGCGGCTGGAGAGCGACCGGGCGCTGGCACTCATCCGCGCCTTTCGCGACGGCGACGAGCGCGCGAGTGCCCATCACGTCGCCCTGGAGCTGCTGTGGTTCATCGGCGCGCGGATGGGCGCCATCCGTGCCCTCGATGTGGGGGATGTCGACACCGACGCCGGGACCGTCCGGTTCGTCCACCGGCCCGAGTCCGACACCACGCTCAAGAACGGGCAGAAGGGCGAGCGGCTCGTCGGCATCCCCGACGAGACGGCGACGACCGTCAAGCGGTACCTCGCGCTGCAGCGGACGGAACTCGTCGATGACCACAAGCGCCGGCCGCTCCTCACGACGACCTTCGGCCGGGCCAGTACGAACACCATCCGCAAGTGGATCTACTACGCGACGGCCCCATGTCGGGTCGGGC of the Haloglomus salinum genome contains:
- a CDS encoding J domain-containing protein, which codes for MSGLDWPAGFERTPAEQRKPYPHGFRVSRTEAFDSILAELEQMDAVNPRVETAAPHTQANPHRPYADREPDDPGVVVYCDLDGEGRAFPCDRWDTLRDNARAIAKYLAAKRALDRYGVGTVGSEFETQALPGGEDAVATGPPPHEVLGVATDAPEEVVRGAARARKKQTHPDNGGSTEAFQRVVAAEEALLEGTQ
- a CDS encoding tyrosine-type recombinase/integrase, producing the protein MSRAPDLSPREAVERWLDKLRVDKAEATVSGYWYRLKLFVEWCDEEGIESVRDLSGWDLDSYEQARRAAGVSPVTLSNELTTLRQFLAYCERIELVEAGVSEKIDPPSINESDEVNSERLESDRALALIRAFRDGDERASAHHVALELLWFIGARMGAIRALDVGDVDTDAGTVRFVHRPESDTTLKNGQKGERLVGIPDETATTVKRYLALQRTELVDDHKRRPLLTTTFGRASTNTIRKWIYYATAPCRVGPCPHDRQRLTCDWFDRTSANACPSTLSPHRVRTGSITWQLNRGLDEHAVSRRVNASPETIRKHYDVADADEAFHERRSETVTRLAMEDPDE